The following nucleotide sequence is from Triticum dicoccoides isolate Atlit2015 ecotype Zavitan chromosome 7B, WEW_v2.0, whole genome shotgun sequence.
ATGCAAGCACTTAAAATTTGAACACTCGGTTTAAAATATACTTTTAGAAAAAATATATGCAAGAACTCCAACCCAGCCCAACCACATGCTATacgctagggatgtaagtggcaaataaatggcGTCCGCAATCCCgtttagttagtttttgctagcttgatagttcattttcctcaaacaaaaaaatatatttttgaaCTATCATATCATTATCATAAGTGGACTTTAAACGGGATTAAGCGGGACCCGATTGACACCCCTACTATACACTTGATCCATATGAAACCACGTTCGCTATCCGGTACTTTCCTGAAAAGGAAAGTAACGCTAGCCGATTTCCAATTGAAAGAATGAGAGTTGAGGTGGCGCGAAGCTCCGAGGCTGAGATGGGGACGACCGTGGTGTCCCTGGAGAAACTTGCCGGAGATGGGGACATTGCAGTTGACACGAGAGCAGTGAGGGGTTGCGATACACATAGCGAAACATTGGACACCATTTTTTCGCCCTACAGAAACCTCATTTCATTCTCCCACGCTGACAAGCAACAACCAGCCATTGGAGTCCCACTAGTCTTTGCAAAGAGTAAATTCTTTTTGCCGGACAGTGCAAAGAGTAGTATTTCTTTTGTGAAAGTGATGCCTTTTTAGTGATTGGGATCTTCTTTTAGAGcaaatatatatatcctcccacttTTTTCACAAAACCAGCGAAGGCTGGAAAAAGGAAAACTGACGAAGGCCGAAAGCGGCGAGGCACGTGAGGGCCCATGGCTTTGCCCCGGCCCAGCGACGCACGCTCTCTCCCCGCCGACCGTCCACGTGCaccccggcccgcccgggcccacaGATCCGCTTctccctcgccccctccctctcgtTGCTTCCACTCCACTGTTTGTTGTCCTGTTGAGAGCGGCCACGGGGGAAAAAATCACGCCTTTCCGTTCCGTTGCGTCTCCGGCGCCACACTCCTCCGGCCGGCCGCTATAAAGCGCGCCGGGTCACGGGCCCCGCGGACAATGGGACCCCCGTCCGCCGCCATCGACATCGACATCGACGACGATGCTCTGCCTCACCTCCTCCTCGCCCTCGCTCCTGCCGCGCCCTTCCCGTCCCGCTGCTGACCGGCCCGGTCCGGGGATCTCGGTGAGTCAGTCGggatcttcttttcttttcttccgtTTCCGGCCTCCGTTCCGCCGGGGTTCCCTGATGCGATGCCGCGCGCGCGCAGGGCGGCGCCAATGTGCGGCTGAGCGCGGTGCCCGCGCCGTCTCCGCTTCGCTGGAAGGTGAGCCCTCTCCCCTGCCTATCCAGATTTGCGGCCTTGACCCCCTCTTGTCGCCGGGCAAACGGAATCTGATCCATGGTGGTGGTTATtccaaatactactactactactgctaatAAACTTGAGGCTGGGATTCGTCCACTTGACGCCGTCCATTGAGGAACAAGTGGGTGTGATTTCGATTGGATTTCTCTGCCTTCATGCGATCCATATACTGTTATATCCTCTCCTGCACTATTTCAATCGAAATGTGGTAATCTGTGATGAATGTATCAACCAATAATCTGTGATGAATTTATCAACTACTCTGTAATTAGTTGCTGCATTGTGCCAAATATATTTAATTGTGTAAACACATGATCCTGTGCTGTATCTCCATTACTTCTTTAGTTGTTGTAAATCTGCCGCTCGCTCTAACTGTCGTTCGTTTATGGAAGGCCAAGAGCGATTTCTCTGCTCCCGTGTCTGCGCCAAGAGACTACACCATGGCAACAGCTGAAGATGGCGTCGGCGACCTTCCGATATACGATCTGGATCCGAAGTTTGCCGGCTTCAAGGAACACTTCAGTTACAGGATGAAAAAGTATCTTGAACAGAAACATTCGATTGAGAAATACGAGGGGGGCCTTGAAGAGTTCTCTAAAGGTCAGCTTTCATTCATGTGTTCGAAACAATAGTGCTCCTTTCGTGGCGTCCGCAGCACAAAAGGGCATAATGTAACTCTGTTTTATAGGCTACTTGAAGTTTGGGATCAACACAGAAAATGACGCAACTGTGTACCGGGAATGGGCCCCTGCAGCAATGTAAGTTCTAGTGTTGTCACACAGCTAATTGCAATGGTCGTTGGTTAACCTATGCAGTGCTGATGAAACTGTCTAAGAGTTAGAGTATTTTCCATTTTTGTTTCCAGTGAGATGACTTATCTTTTCTGATTGTAGCTAGTAAAGAATAGATAACTATTTCAGGTTTTCACTCATGGCTTGTCCTGTGCTGTTAAGTTAAGCATTACAGGTAGATCAGGATGCGCTAGAGAGAAAATATGAAATATGTTTTCCCTTTTATAGTTATGGTCATAGTTGGCTGGTATACATTACTTTTATGGCAATACTTGCTTCTCACTATCTTTAGTAGATTCATGTATTTACTTGCTAATCATTACTTTATGGGTGTAGGGATGCACAACTTATTGGTGACTTCAACAACTGGAATGGCTCTGGGCACAGGATGACAAAGGATAATTTTGGTGTTTGGTCAGTCAGGATTTCCCATGTCAATGGGAAACCTGCCATCCCCCATAATTCCAAGGTTAAATTTCGATTTCACCGTGGAGATGGACTATGGGTCGATCGGGTTCCTGCATGGATTCGTTATGCAACTTTTGATGCCTCTAAATTTGGAGCTCCATATGACGGTGTTCACTGGGATCCACCAACTGGTGAAAGGTCTACTTTCAGTGGCTTGAGAGCAAGAAATCTAAGTAAAACCCACACAATTAACTTAAATTAATGTGGAGACATGATACTTTTATTGCTCGTTTTGCAGGTATGTGTTTAAGCATCCTCGGCCTCGAAAGCCTGACGCTCCACGTATTTACGAGGCTCATGTGGGGATGAGTGGTGAAAAGCCTGAAGTAAGCACATACAGAGAATTTGCAGACAATGTGTTACCGCGCATAAAGGCAAACAACTACAACACAGTTCAGCTGATGGCAATCATGGAACATTCATATTATGCTTCTTTTGGGTACCATGTGACAAATTTCTTCGCAGTTAGCAGCAGATCAGGCACGCCAGAGGACCTCAAATATCTTGTTGACAAGGCACACAGTTTAGGGTTGCGTGTTCTGATGGATGTTGTCCATAGCCATGCGAGCAGTAATAAGACAGATGGTCTTAATGGCTATGATGTTGGGCAAAACACACAGGGGTCCTATTTCCACACAGGAGAAAGGGGCTATCATAAACTGTGGGATAGCCGCCTGTTCAACTATGCCAATTGGGAGGTCTTACGATTTCTTCTTTCTAATCTGAGATATTGGATGGACGAATTCATGTTTGATGGCTTCCGATTTGACGGGGTAACATCCATGCTATATAATCACCATGGTATCAATATGTCATTCACTGGAAGTTACAAGGAATATTTTGGTTTGGATACTGATGTAGATGCAGTTGTTTACCTGATGCTCGCGAACCATTTAATGCACAAACTCTTGCCAGAAGCAACTGTTGTTGCAGAAGATGTTTCAGGCATGCCAGTGCTTTGTCGGTCAGTTGATGAAGGTGGAGTAGGGTTTGACTATCGCCTGGCTATGGCTATTCCTGATAGATGGATCGACTACTTGAAGAACAAAGATGACCTTGAATGGTCAATGAGTGGAATAGCACATACTTTGACCAACAGGAGGTATACGGAAAAGTGTATTGCATATGCTGAGAGCCATGATCAGGTATGTTTTCCCTCCTTTGTTGGTGTGTGTGAGTATGCGCTTTTTTTTGGATGGGGGCACTGTTCTAAGAACATACAGTTCAAAGGTGGGACACTTTGTTTGCCTGGTAGTTAATTTTCACGCAAATTTTCAGTCTATTGTTGGCGACAAGACTATGGCATTTCTCTTGATGGACAAGGAAATGTATACTGGCATGTCTGACTTGCAGCCTGCTTCAATTACAGTTGATCGTGGCATTGCACTTCAAAAGGTTCGATTCGTTTTAAGTGTCCCTTAATTTGATGGTTCTATTTCTAGATGAGTATTGTAATCTTAGTTGGTTTACTCAAAGTTCTGGTTAGCCCTTGAAGATAGTGTGTTCCAGTCCCTTTTGGTACATTTGGCTTATTGTGTTACAAATATTTCAGATGATTCACTTCATCACCATGGCCCTTGGAGGTGATGGCTACTTAAATTTTATGGGCAATGAGGTAAAATCTAATTATCTGTCAAAACTTGTTTCTGATCAATATGTCaaaactttcaaaaaaaataaatCCTTTGCGCAGGTGCAAAAAGTTTAAACCTCTGTTTTCTAAGACCAAGTACACCCCAGCTATTTCCATGTTATTACGTATCATTTAGCTGTGCTGGTACCTAATCTTTATTCTAATTCATTGTTGTATTTTAGTGTGGCAGTCTATTGTTGGTTCCTCTTATTCCAGTTTACATATATGCCGACATCACACACTAATGAATGTTCCCGGTTTGAAAGATTTTATTTTATACCAATGTTTCTCCATAAATGATGCAAACATGCTAGAGATGTTATCATGTCTTTCTTAACCTACTCATGTTTTACATATAAAAGACAAGCTTCTTGCAGAAAATCAGCAGTATATGGCAAATTGCTGCAACCTGACAGCGTTTATATCTGTTTTCTAACTCGTACTGATGGTGCAATTTCCTTTTAGTTTGGCCACCCAGAATGGATTGACTTTCCAAGAGAAGGCAACAACTGGAGTTATGATAAATGCAGACGCCAGTGGAGCCTCGCGGACATTGATCACCTACGATACAAGGTTATGCCTATGTACACTCTTACAGTTTCTGGTCTCGTAGCTCTCTTGGATCTTTGACCTCACTTAGTTCCTTCATCTCTGACTCTGGCTATTTACACGGGGTTCCAACTTCTGTGTTGGGATAAATTCTCCTTTCTAACATTTCATATTAAGCCTTTCAAACTAAACTAAATTGCTGATCTACTAGTTGTTGGTCAGTACGATGACCAAATCTTGCTAGTGTTAACCTACTAATTTTATTGATTCTTACACATTATTGATGTGCATTACATACATTATCCATATGCAAATTGACATTGCATTTTCCCAAATTTTATTTGAAGGCTGTGTTCTTTTGTTAACAGGAAGTTATTTTTCTCTGCATATGATAAATAATAATAGCCTTTCACGAATTTTCTCATATTTTATCCAGCTTTTCTGCATTCAAGCATTTTTTATTTCTCGCCTAACATATATAATTTGAACAGTACATGAACGCATTTGATCAAGCAATGAATGCGCTCGACGACAAATTTTCCTTCCTATCATCATCAAAGCAGATTGTCAGCGACATGAATGAGGAAAAGAAGGTACTTAACTACACAATCTTTAGTCAGGGCAGTTGTTGCATCATTTGATTCACTCTTACTCCTAAGAATAGCAACTCTGACTTGTGTGTTTTATGTTACCGAACAAGTTGAAACCGTATCTGTTTGATATGAACCATTGTTGTCTCAAAATGGCCTATGGACTCATCCAACTTCCTTTCCAGATTATTGTATTTGAACGTGGAGATCTGGTTTTCGTCTTCAATTTTCATCCCAGTAAAACTTATGATGGGTAACTGATCTCTTGTGCAAGCTTTGCCTTTCAATATTTCTTCTGCTTATAATGTATAATGTGCTTAATCGTTTCCACTTTTAAAACACGCAGTTACAAAGTCGGATGTGACTTGCCTGGGAAGTACAAGGTAGCTCTGGACTCCGATGCTCTGATGTTTGGTGGACATGGAAGAGTAAGCAATGTTAATATTGTTCAAGATCTGTTTTGCACACCTATATTCTTCTGTAGATGGGGCCATCAAGGTTGCATCAGATAATCTTATTTGCACTGTTGATCTGTGCTGCATTGCAGGTGGCCCATGACAACGACCACTTCACGTCGCCTGAAGGAGTACCAGGAGTACCTGAAACAAACTTCAACAACCGCCCTAACTCATTCAAAATCCTGTCTCCATCCCGTACTTGTGTGGTAATGCTAATTACTAGGatgatttagtaataaataattaacagCCACAAAAAACCGCAGCACAACCTCACAAACTGCTCTCTTGCCAGGCTTACTATCGCGTCGAGGAAAAAGCGGAAAAGCCCAAGGGTGAAGGAGCTGCTTCTTGGGGCAAAACTGCTCTCGGGTACATCGATGTTGAAGCTACTCACGTCAAAGACGCAGCAGATGGTGAGGCGACTTCTGGTTCCTAAAAGGCGTCTACAGGAGGTGACTCCAGCAAGAAGGGAATTAACTTTGTCTTCCGGTCACCCGACAAAGACAACAAATAAGCACCATATCAACGCTTGATCAGAACCGTGTACCGACGTCCTTGTAATACTCCTGCTATTGCTACTAGTAGCAATACTGTCAAACTGTGCAGACTTGACATTCTGGCTTGGACTTTGCTGAGGTTACCTACTATATAGAAAGATAAATAAGCGGTGATGGTGCGGGTCGAGTCCAGTTATACGTGCCAAATATGCGCCATCCCCGAGTCCTCTGTCATAAAGAAAGTTTGGGGCTGTCAGCCCAGAATAAAAACAGTTGtctgttttccatttctttttgtCTTACATAGTTACATGATAATTGATACATATTGCTATAAGCCTGGATTGTATCTTCTTTTGCTAATAACTGCAGGGCGAAGAAATCATAGATTGCACTACCTTTTTGTGCTAATAACTGCAGTGCTGGGGAAGCTTCACTCCTTGTTTCCTTTCGTGAGACAAGGCGTCATGGTGGCACACAAAGGTAAGCTATCCTATCATGTCCCAAAATTCTCCAGTTGAAAGAAATATTATCCAGCACTAACTTGTTCCAACAGGTCTTGTTTGCCCACAACCAAAAGGCGACCATCTTCGTCATCATCGCTCACGGCACTGACCATCGAGGCCACAGTGGGCATGAGAAGTGCGCATCGCCCAAGACTTGGACCGCTTCAAAGTAGCGCAAGCTGCCAtggccatcttcttcctcctccgctgcTTTTGCGCCCGTGGTGCCAGGTGAGTGGCTGCACTGCGTTTTTTTGGCATGAACAGAAGCGACGCAGGGGCATGGACTTGACTGGCCGAGATGAGATGACAGCGGCCTCGGCAGGATGGCAGGGGAAACGGCTCGGCAGGATGGCAGGGGAAACGGTCTAGATTCTACGTGATGTGGATGCTGCTGCAGGGCGTCCCTTTCTTGATTTTCAGCAGCGGGCAGTCCAGTCTCCAGTCTATGGCTGTGGCTTGTGACAGTGAGACACACCAACACTAGTCCCTACATGTTTTATTCTGCAGCACAAAAAATAATGTGTGTTTCAGCAGCCTATAATCAGTTCATCTTTTGCAGGAGAGAATTAATTCTTTTCGAGCTGTTTTCCTGGAGGGTTCCAAGGTTGCTTCCGGCGAAGAGGCACACGAAGACGTTGAAATCGAAGGCAACTTCCTTTACCCTTGTTTTCCTCTTATATATGGTGTCAACCAACATGGAGGCAAATGCAACGCACCTAAAAAAGTGGAACCACTTTCATCAAAACCATTATTATTACAGTATAttttatgttattttgttttgttttagtATTAGTCTTTGTGTAATGATTTTTCCACCTTGAATTCCTGCTCGTCAACACAAGGAAAAAAAAAACAGAGGAGGAAAGAAGTTCAAGGCTTTGGAACAATTCAACACGGTTTTCTGCGTTCAGCGACACCGACGGCCGGACGGAAAAGGATACTTGGAGATATGTGGTGCGGTGTGTCACACCCTTTTGGAATTTGCTGTGGAAAGTCACGGCTAGTGGACATCTTGGTGAGCTTTTTTGTCCCTACTCCGGCACTCCATTGCTGAGGCTGTGAATGATGGATGATGCGCTCGCTCGCCTTTTACCGTTTCAATGCAAGCGGACGTCGGTGTCAGTGGAGCCTACGTTGCCTGCGACCGAGGCAATGCTTCACCTTCGCTGCTCACTTTCCCTGCTTGGATCATCTCATCTGGGTTTCTAATTAGTACTGTACTAAAGttggtataaagttgggtcatctattttggaacggagggagtagaacagtGGGGAAATGCTGGTGCGGAATTCCTTGGTTTTCGGACGGGACGTCCAAGATAGACATGCCTGGTTCAAGCTAAATACAGGTCAAAGATTTTGTGTTCAACAGTTTGTTTGTTTTCTCCTTGCCTTAACCGCGCACATATTTATTTTCTGTAATAAAATATGTGTGGCTGCGAAAGGGTTGACCGGGGTCAAGAGTGAGtggcttcttttctttttattaaaGTACGTGTGCTGTGCAGTTGCAGGTCAGAGATTATTCTGCTCTTCAGGCCTCTTGAGGGCGACGTCGGCCCGATCGATCTGATTGCCTGTGCTAATCTTGTAATTATCCAGTCACAAACTCGCCTCACGTCCTCTAAAAAAAATGCCTGTCCTGATTAGCTGTACTAATGGTGGAAGTGAATAAAAAAGACGCCACTAACGTACGAGCTGACGGCCACCCAAATCTCTATAAGACGCTAGGTGTCCACGGAGGTGACTAGAAAAATAAACCTGGTTTTTTGATGAAGCATCAGTGTCTGttctgtacaaataagcaccggcgCTTAAGAAAAGCTTGGTTTATTTCTCCAAACACCTCTCCTagacaccttgcattgtacaaggcctaatagGTTTGTTTGAGCAAATACGCTATTGAAGAGTGTTCCTAAAAAACCACTCAAAATACGTTTAGGAATTGTCATGGTACAACAAAAATATTTGTCatgtcaaaaataaaataaaagaattgCATGCTATCAGAAAGAATTCTCACGACTTTCGCCATGTGGTTAAGGGATTTGCCATGATACAACATAGAGAATTGCCAGGCTAAAAGCAAAAACATTCGACCACATGTCTGGGAATATGTTGTGCTGCGATGGGCCAGACTACCATGTCACATGGAGGAGTTGCCTTACATGGGTGTCATTGTTATACATGAAGCCGTTCCCTCTCGATGGTGTATGGAAGCGAACATTTGTGTCATTTCCTCGGGAGGGTACATGCGAGCTAGCAGGGATTGCCATGTGTGTCGCCTTGAGATTCACACATGGGAAGTGGACATACCAGAGAGTGTTCCCTAAAACCCAATCCAACAAAACATGTCGGTTGATTCCGATAAAAAAACATACAAACATAAGCCCTTTGTAATCAGACGGTAAAGGATATGTTATACGTTTGGGAGTTAGGATATGTTATTGCTAATATATGGCGACACAGTAAAGTGATTCATCTAGTTGGATTATTCGGCTCTTTTAAATGGTATAGGCTATACATAAGGTCACCTGAAAATTTTGTTTTGGGTAAGTCAATTTTCTAGGGTATTAGATTAAATGATCTAACATTTGTCCTTTTTCCTTTAGCTTTCTTCCTCTTCCAACCATTCATTCCCCTACAGAAGTGATTTATCCAATACAATTACAGTCAAATTACATATAGAAGTTGTGCTTTTAAATAGTTTTTCTGGATAAAATATTAGCACTGGCCTAGTTCAAGATAAACAGGTCAAAGATTTGTGTTCAACAGCTTATTTATTTTTGCCAAACCTCATCTTTTTCTTCATAAAAGAAGTATGGCTGCGGAAGGTTTGACCTAGGGTCAAGAGTGAGTGGCTTCTTGGAATGTTACTATATATGAACTTTGCTGGTCAGAGATTATTCTGCCGATGCCTCTTGAGAGCGACGTCAGCCCAATCAGATTAGCTGCCCTAATCTTCTAATTATCCAATCACACACTGGACTGATTATTTTTTAATTTTGTCTGGAATGGTGACTCTACAAAGTTTTATTTAATTATTAACATAGCAGGCAAATTTAACTGTTCTGCAACGCTTGATTGATTTCTAGATTCTTCCACGACCTTGAGTTGTCAGGGCGGCTCCTGAAAATCTCTGTTTAAGGATGTTTTTTTTTAGGGGAATCTGTTTAAGGATGCTGCTCCGTACACATACTTATTTTCCATAATCACAAACAAATGATGTCAGGGGGGCTGCGAAACTTGTTTCATAATCTTCCTCTTTTTTTTGGCATAAATAGTGGGCATCAACAAGGGAGCACTACACAAAACACAACCTACACCTTCTAATTAGTTCCCTTTTCTATTTATCCTTTTAATCATCACCATTGAGCAAACTGATATGCATAGCTTCCTTTGTGGTGGAATGTGCCTGTCTGGGTTGAAAGTCCTAGACTTGACGCAAGTAGTCGCATTTTTCTAAATTTATTCCAGGCTTTTTGACGATATTTGTCCATGGTGTGCTTGCCGGCTCAGTCTCTTGTAGGTGCTCATAGAGGATGGTGTACGTGCATGCATTCATAGGGGTGACTGTGCTACCGTGTATGTGGATGTCCACGTCTATGCTGTGTTTCTCAAAAAGAAAATCCTCACCATCTAGGATGAACGTGATTAAATAACTACCAACCAATGTTGTTTTCGGCTAAAGTGGTATAGGATATGTTAAGAGATATTTGAAAACCGAAAATTACTTTATCTGGAATGCAACTTGGTTGTCAGGAAATGTCTTTTAGTTGGGTAGTTGTTAGGATATGTTATTGCTAATACACGACAATACATGATAATATAATTCTTTAGACCAGATTATCTGACTCTTTTAAATGAAAATGATTATCGATATTGGCAAATTGGCAATTATTCTCTTACTGTAAATGGATATTTTTCATTATTAAGTGTTCTATCAACCCGAACAAATGCTTGCTAGTGTTTTCTTATGTTTTTTGGCCAATATATAGTGTTTTTTATGTGTGCTTGAGGTGTTTAAGTATCAACACTTGTTTAATTATGAATGGTTTTGGTTGAAATCACAAAGTGCTTCATAGTTTGTACATTGACATACTTGTGTTTAAAACACATTTGTTCCATTGATGAGGTAGGCGTTTCCACGCCTTTTCCTCCCCGCAGGGATGTCTAGGGTGAAGACACCGTCCCCTCCAGTCTCCATCGGCCAGCATGTGGTTTCATGTCCCCTCTTCCCGCCTCTCCGGCGACCAATGACGGGAAGGGAATCTCGGTGTCGTGGCTCCGGCTAGTAGTTTAGGTTAGTTTTTTTAGTCCTAGCAACACCCGGATAGATGGTGGCGCTTCATATTTAAGTTGGTCTTTCGGGCTTAGATCCTTCCTCGAGTAGGTCTGCCAGGACAGAGTCGGCGAAGCTCCGGCATAGGTTACTTCCATATCCTTGGGGCGAAGAGGTTAGGGCTTCTCGTCACGCGTACGCAACGGCGAGATCTAAGTGTCAGGTGCTTTAGATCGATTCAAGGGCTTAATGACGATTACAGCTACTTGGCGCTCGTCCTTGGGGGTGCAAGCGAGAATTTGTAGGATAGAAAACAAATTAAATTCCAATGATCTACTTTGCATGGAATGAAAATTGACATTGAGACCAATCTTTGCTATGTTTCTATGACAACTTGCCATGCATTAGCCTTTTTGTGGGCAGTGTTGCTTATTAAACTAAAAATGTATTCGCAatgtccaaaaataaaatatatcacAAATTTCTGATTCAAAGTCAAATTTACTGTGTGGACTGCTCTACGGTGGTTGACCAATCATGATTCTCCCACTAACTTGGATTAGCTACGAGGAAACTTCATCATGTAAAGCTTAGTGGATTTTAACAGGGAACCACCACACACAAACACAAGTACTCCTACCAATTTCCTCTCTTAATTAATCTCTGTTTTAAAGCCTTATACATCATCAACTTGAGATGAGATCACAGGTAAGGTACTAGAAGGTACTACATCCACAACAGTAGATGCAGACCATTGGTTCCTATAGCTTTTCACCACTAAACAAACCACCATTACCCAACTTGGCAGTTAACTAATCACATATACATACAGAGATCACACTCACACCTTGTAGGTAGCTATCCAAACTTAACCCCCGGTCAATTAATCAGCACAAATTACCAGTTAAGAATTCCAAGTCGACACTCACTCACTGTCCGCAGTTTGGCCAGTAAAAGTCATGCGGAGACTTGGAATTTGGACGGATGGAGACCCCATTTCCCTCCTCACCGCCGGCCTATATATGCTGCGAGCATCCTCTGCTCTTTCCCAACACATTCATCCAACAACCAACAACTCTGCTCTGCTTACCACACTGGAATCAATCTACCCAAGCTAGCTAGCTCATCTGATCGAGATGGAgcggcgaggaggagcggcggcgcCGTCGCTGGAGCTGCCGGGGTTCCGCTTCCACCCcacggaggaggagctgctggagtTCTACCTCAAGCACCACGTCACCAGCAGCAGCAAGAATCATCAGGTCAGGGCGCCGTTCGACATCATCCCCACGGTGCACCTGTACCGGCACGACCCCTGGGACCTCCCGGGGCTGGCCGCCATCGCCAGCGAGCGGGAGTGGTACTTCTTCGTGCCCCGCGACGGCGCCCGGAAGCAcgcggcgtccggcggcggcggcagcgggcgccCGAGCCGCACCACGGAGCGCGGGTTCTGGAAGGCCACGGGGTCCGACCGCGCCGTGCGCTGCGCCGCCGACCCCAAGCGCCTCGTCGGGCTCAAGAAGACGCTCGTCTATTACCAGGGCCGCGCGCCGCGGGGCACCAAGACCGACTGGGTCATGAACGAGTACCGGCTGCCCGACcttgccggcgccggcgccggcgagcagCAGGACGTGGTGCTCTGCAAGGTGTACCGCAAGGCCGTGTCGCTCAAGGAGCTGGAGCAGCGGGTGGCCATGGAGGAGCTCGCGCGCGCGCGCTCCTCCCCGCCCACCGCCACGGCCTCGCGCTCCCTCTCCCACTGCAGCGCCGGCTCGCCCGACGTCTCGTCCGCGTCGGAGGTCGCCCACGAGGCCGCCGTGCAGCACCACGGGGTGAAGAAGGAGGAggccgtggcggtggcggtggcgaggcCGGAGGCGATGCGGCTGCCGCAGCTGGAGACGGCGAGGGGCGGGCTGGAGTGGATGCAGGACCCGTTCCTGACGCAGCTGAGGAGCCCCTGGATGGAGGGCCTCTGCTTGTCTCCCTACTACGCCAGCAGCGTCCTCAACTTCTAGAGCCAAAAATTTATTACTTCTACTAATCCATGAAGCCATCTCAAAATTCAGAGATGAATACATCATCCAGCAGGGTATGCAGCGGTCGTCGAATCTGGCAACAGACGCTCTTGAGATGGAGTCTACTGCTTGGTTGGCATATATGAAACTCAACATATATATGACACAACTAAGACAAAAGGAATGGTGAAATTTCACCATGTGTAGTACAGATAGAGGAGCCAAATTTTCACTACTCTATTAATCACTAGTAGTTCAAT
It contains:
- the LOC119340538 gene encoding 1,4-alpha-glucan-branching enzyme, chloroplastic/amyloplastic-like, translated to MNRYLEQKHLIEKHEGSLEEFSKGYLKFGINTEHGASVYREWAPAAEEAQLVGDFNNWNGSGHKMAKDNFGVWSIRISHVNGKPAIPHNSKVKFRFRHHGVWVERIPAWIRYATVTASESGAPYDGLHWDPPSSERYVFNHPRPPKPDVPRIYEAHVGVSGGKLEAGTYREFADNVLPCLRATNYNTVQLMGIMEHSDSASFGYHVTNFFAVSSRSGTPEDLKYLIDKAHSLGLRVLMDVVHSHASNNVIDGLNGYDVGQSAHESYFYTGDKGYNKMWNGRMFNYANWEVLRFLLSNLRYWMDEFMFDGFRFVGVTSMLYNHNGINMSFNGNYKDYIGLDTNVDAFVYMMLANHLMHKLFPEAIVVAVDVSGMPVLCWPVDEGGLGFDYRQAMTIPDRWIDYLENKGDQQWSMSSVISQTLTNRRYPEKFIAYAERQNHSIIGSKTMAFLLMEWETYSGMSAMDPDSPTIDRAIALQKMIHFITMAFGGDSYLKFMGNEYMNAFDQAVDTPSDKCSFLSSSNQTASHMNEEEKAKSDFSAPVSAPRDYTMATAEDGVGDLPIYDLDPKFAGFKEHFSYRMKKYLEQKHSIEKYEGGLEEFSKGYLKFGINTENDATVYREWAPAAMDAQLIGDFNNWNGSGHRMTKDNFGVWSVRISHVNGKPAIPHNSKVKFRFHRGDGLWVDRVPAWIRYATFDASKFGAPYDGVHWDPPTGERYVFKHPRPRKPDAPRIYEAHVGMSGEKPEVSTYREFADNVLPRIKANNYNTVQLMAIMEHSYYASFGYHVTNFFAVSSRSGTPEDLKYLVDKAHSLGLRVLMDVVHSHASSNKTDGLNGYDVGQNTQGSYFHTGERGYHKLWDSRLFNYANWEVLRFLLSNLRYWMDEFMFDGFRFDGVTSMLYNHHGINMSFTGSYKEYFGLDTDVDAVVYLMLANHLMHKLLPEATVVAEDVSGMPVLCRSVDEGGVGFDYRLAMAIPDRWIDYLKNKDDLEWSMSGIAHTLTNRRYTEKCIAYAESHDQSIVGDKTMAFLLMDKEMYTGMSDLQPASITVDRGIALQKMIHFITMALGGDGYLNFMGNEFGHPEWIDFPREGNNWSYDKCRRQWSLADIDHLRYKYMNAFDQAMNALDDKFSFLSSSKQIVSDMNEEKKIIVFERGDLVFVFNFHPSKTYDGYKVGCDLPGKYKVALDSDALMFGGHGRVAHDNDHFTSPEGVPGVPETNFNNRPNSFKILSPSRTCVAYYRVEEKAEKPKGEGAASWGKTALGYIDVEATHVKDAADGEATSGS
- the LOC119335535 gene encoding NAC domain-containing protein 22-like, with translation MERRGGAAAPSLELPGFRFHPTEEELLEFYLKHHVTSSSKNHQVRAPFDIIPTVHLYRHDPWDLPGLAAIASEREWYFFVPRDGARKHAASGGGGSGRPSRTTERGFWKATGSDRAVRCAADPKRLVGLKKTLVYYQGRAPRGTKTDWVMNEYRLPDLAGAGAGEQQDVVLCKVYRKAVSLKELEQRVAMEELARARSSPPTATASRSLSHCSAGSPDVSSASEVAHEAAVQHHGVKKEEAVAVAVARPEAMRLPQLETARGGLEWMQDPFLTQLRSPWMEGLCLSPYYASSVLNF